The following coding sequences lie in one Silurus meridionalis isolate SWU-2019-XX chromosome 19, ASM1480568v1, whole genome shotgun sequence genomic window:
- the LOC124402409 gene encoding uncharacterized protein LOC124402409 — protein MYRSMSSEETFSKRVSGPGTSLEVGNDGSASFWISLLSAVSRPAWSLFQKYLPGRSQTWSSEAGKSKLDFGQQLMTGLDELLPSERSSSPLSVAYVHCQHGNGVFVNSGDAESLRWLTGETLRELGIQDTRNTNCNAHQSAPMEFRYLASTRKFLSQVLNPKEGKQTEAVQHKLGIWYHGSGARASNTWWWWQGLWRSEDPQNSAPALYQTRTCAAATGTKSLHCGEPYSSGHCEPGCQRSAGAVDKPVKLVGHSSEAEWTCSECAGPSHIKESADHTGLHTERLEFLPNSVRLPSACDHSLLEHQIGTGAPATCSEVPVLTPDQDNGYSSLEEEGASARQHNMNAVCELSGLDRSAASQAGDHGHGGEEDKSTGNIHCKRFENKAEDKEEEKEQNTEPVIVHEAFPVQSTPYCQNKVIAYIMGSPCSDESDMEDSSVQESDEDDDGFDSDILDSCSDSSENSDDSDDEDEEDEEDSESDELDSESERLWNSLCQTRDPYNLRNFTAPIQTSRNPCASTSSLSPLGSPVEADSLLCSSPLSSPSPLGGTQKDMESSEEACSSMDEAESLKLWNSFSCSSDPYSPLNFQASVRTLQPVRQRCKLETRVERVVYRKEEAEERMDSGFSEAATVQGVVRLKKVTFTEEVEEFYASSDEERRGPWEEYARDRCRFQRRVQEVEESISYCLSPSFRLSIFQRLFPSS, from the coding sequence ATGTATAGAAGTATGAGCTCTGAGGAAACCTTCTCTAAAAGGGTGTCAGGGCCTGGCACTAGCCTTGAGGTGGGGAATGACGGCTCAGCAAGCTTCTGGATCAGTTTGCTGTCAGCAGTGTCGAGGCCCGCATGGTCGCTTTTTCAGAAATATTTGCCTGGAAGATCGCAGACTTGGTCCAGCGAGGCAGGAAAATCTAAGCTTGACTTTGGACAACAGCTAATGACAGGTCTAGACGAGCTCCTGCCTTCTGAACGGAGTTCCTCTCCCCTGAGTGTGGCTTATGTTCACTGTCAGCATGGAAACGGCGTCTTTGTTAATTCAGGAGATGCAGAAAGTCTGCGCTGGTTAACAGGAGAGACTCTGAGGGAGCTGGGGATTCAGGACACCCGGAATACGAACTGCAACGCTCACCAAAGCGCCCCGatggaattcaggtacctggcaTCGACGAGGAAGTTTCTAAGCCAAGTTCTGAACCCGAAAGAAGGAAAGCAAACGGAGGCCGTGCAGCACAAGTTGGGCATTTGGTACCATGGGTCAGGCGCGAGAGCCTCAAACACCTGGTGGTGGTGGCAGGGACTTTGGAGATCTGAAGATCCCCAAAACAGTGCGCCTGCTTTGTACCAGACTAGAACCTGTGCTGCTGCCACTGGAACAAAGTCCCTGCATTGTGGAGAGCCCTACAGTAGTGGTCATTGTGAGCCAGGTTGCCAGAGGTCAGCTGGTGCAGTTGATAAGCCAGTCAAACTGGTAGGACACAGCAGTGAGGCTGAATGGACATGCAGCGAATGTGCTGGACCTTCACACATCAAAGAGTCAGCTGATCATACAGGCCTTCACACGGAAAGGCTGGAATTCCTCCCGAACTCAGTGCGCCTACCATCCGCCTGTGATCACAGCCTTTTAGAGCATCAAATTGGGACTGGGGCTCCTGCTACCTGCAGCGAGGTGCCGGTTCTGACCCCAGATCAGGACAATGGCTACTCTAGTTTGGAGGAAGAAGGTGCCAGTGCAAGGCAACATAATATGAATGCTGTTTGTGAATTGTCAGGCCTTGACCGTTCTGCTGCTTCCCAGGCTGGTGATCATGGGCACGGAGGAGAGGAGGACAAATCTACTGGGAATATTCATTGCAAGAGGTTTGAGAACAAAGCCGAGgacaaggaggaggagaaagagcaaaacacagagcCGGTGATTGTACATGAGGCTTTTCCAGTTCAATCCACCCCTTACTGTCAGAATAAGGTCATTGCTTACATCATGGGCAGCCCCTGCAGCGATGAGTCGGACATGGAAGACAGCAGTGTTCAGGAAAGCGATGAGGACGATGATGGCTTTGACAGCGACATCTTGGATAGCTGTTCTGACTCTTCTGAGAATTCTGACgacagtgatgatgaggatgaagaggacGAGGAGGATTCAGAATCGGATGAGCTTGACTCTGAGAGTGAAAGATTGTGGAATTCATTGTGCCAAACCAGGGACCCCTATAACCTTCGCAACTTCACAGCCCCTATCCAGACATCCCGGAACCCTTGTGCATCTACATCGAGTTTGTCCCCTTTGGGATCTCCAGTGGAAGCCGATTCTCTCTTATGTTCATCCCCACTGTCCTCTCCCTCACCTCTGGGAGGAACCCAGAAAGACATGGAGTCCAGCGAAGAGGCTTGCTCATCAATGGACGAAGCAGAGAGTCTGAAACTTTGGAACTCTTTCAGCTGCTCATCAGATCCCTACAGTCCCCTGAACTTTCAGGCTTCTGTCAGAACTCTGCAACCAGTCAGACAGCGCTGTAAGTTAGAGACACGGGTTGAGCGTGTGGTCTACAGGAAAGAGGAGGCAGAGGAGAGGATGGATAGCGGATTCTCTGAGGCAGCCACTGTCCAAGGAGTTGTCAGGCTCAAAAAG